TATAATTTGACTTAGAGAGAGGAGGATATTATTTAGGTATATACCACAATACAAcggaaaatatttattgtaattATTTTTCCAGttaaatatcataaatattaaatatatctGACTTACAATAAGAAAACCCTATCATTATATGTTTTACCTTAAACACTCATTCTTCTTCTTAAAATACGGAAAACCCTAAAATGTTCAGATGCATTACTTTGTTACTAATTAACTTAAATGCtaaataaataaagtattaattattttctttttcacattttaatcctctctttaaataattatattttgtcatacattatttattttccTTTAACTTAACAGAATGCATAATATATATGACCAAAAGTTAATTGATGAAAACAATGAATCGAAACTATATTCTTTCTAAATCACGTTAACATATTGTTAACGTCAAGCGCTTACTATCAGATCAAAAGTTATAATGGTTAGTCAAggtataattatatttttttatacttgTGGCAGTACAGAATGCATATATTTGGATGTTAATGAGTTGGACTGTTAGATTCATGAGTGTGAGGAAGGTGCATGTCTACATGCTGTATTGTCTCATTTCCATTAGATACCAGTCTTATAATTTCTCTATCATCAGGTCATATCTCCAGTAGAGACAATATTACTCGTTAATATCTGACGTCATTGTTTTACGGTTCATCTAGCCAACCAGATCAAACGACGCAATATCAACAACTCGATGCATGAAAACTTCCCAGAATGTCATTCATCTCAGTACTACTCTCACTCATTTTAACATTAACACAAATAAATATGACAAACATATTCAATTACTTCCATGAATTAAttacataaattttttattttaaaatacacCAATTTCTATGTTGATATAAAAAGATCAATTTAgtttacataaaataattatatagatattttattaatatttatatcaAAAAAATCAGGATAATTAGACTAGACGTGTATATTCGCCGTGAACACTGAATACAAATTGGTATCcatttcgaaaatattaattGTACTAAAATTCTTCGTACATATTTTCCATTTAACATAGTAAAAAAAGGTAATTCACATGTTTGACGTTTCATAGTTTGTATCAAAAGACGAGGAATGCCACACACTGTCAAATTATGAACTAATGAATATTTAACATAATAGCTTCAATAACATTATTTTTGTTTGATCACCACATTTGTATTGGAGTACCCTATCCTACCAATCATTATAGGATACTTtgaaatggtttacaaaatacaCAACTTTACCAAGTACACTGGGTTAATTACTCGAGCAAACTGAGATACAGATTTGGGGTAATTACTCGAAATCTTTTGTTACTTCCGCTGAAGCTTAAACCTTGAAACGGGTTTGGAGGTCGGTGCACCAGCCAGATCTGCAGTTGAATTCGTTCTGATGTTATGAGTATGCTCTACAATTGAACCAGTAAAGGCCTGTACCAGAATAAAGAAACAAACATTATCAGTAGAGTAGCTTGCTTTGACAGTATGACTGTAATGGAGATGTGCTTGGATTAAACAATGGGCAGGATAGGAAGAAGCATTATGAAATAGATTCACAATGTCATGTCTTGTTTAAAACAAAACGCAAGTGCCGCTGACAAGAGGTAACAGATCATCAAGAATCATTCAATTGCAAGTGACAGAGAAGTAGTCAACCCAAGTTCTTAAGTTGACTTTCTAATTCAACACTAGATCAACTCCAAATATATAAGAAAAACAAGGTTTTGTTTCTCTCACTTAGCATGGAGATTGTCTCCACATTTCGTTTGCACGTTGATATAAACTAGTATAGTTGTAAAATTTACAATTGCCTCATGCTATATCTTGACGAAGGTTTTGACTGTCTCACAAGTCACGACCATCCAAAGCTATAGATGGTATGGGATAGGTTGTTAAACCACAAGTTCCAAAATGTTACAGAGGTTTGTAACAGAGGATCTCAGACCATGAAAAACACTTTTTTACGATCCTTATCCTGCAGACAACCACTTATAGAACTTAAAAGTTGCAGTTCCAGCGGAACCAAAGGTTGACAGAGCAGCAATCTCATTCACCAATACCATGTGACCCGTTGATCAAAAACACCAAGAAATTGATGGGAAACTCAATAAAGACCAGGATTTCATTGGTACAAAGATAATAAACAAAACATACCATGTTACTGGCAGTAAGAGGAACTTGAAATTTCTCCTTTACTTCAGGATCCTCTGAGGCCTTGCTCACCACACTGCTGTTGACAGATGGATAACTCCCACGCGAAGAGCCATCTAAGCCTACAGGAGCAGAGTAGAGTTCAAATAGCCAAAAAAACTAGTCAAGACAATCAATATGGGGCTGAAATACATATCTATTGTTAGAAAGGCCAACTGTTGTCCACATTTTATCTTGGTGACTTCACTTATGCCAGTAAAAAGGAAAACAATAGACTCAGCTTTGATCATTCTGAAGTTATCGTGGATCCAATCATCCAGATGCtttttaacatttttaaatACTCAATCTATCTAATAAATTTGACCCAGGTTTCCATGGCAAGCTACTGTTTTCTGGTCAGGGTGAGGGCAATCAAAAGGACAGCTATGAAAATAATGGAGTAAATGATTGTACTCATGATCCGGGTAGCAAGGTGAAAGTTACTTTAGAAGCCAAAAGAACGGGCTTAGCAATGCGTATTGATTAGGTATAAATATACCTTTAGACACCGGCGGTACCTCTGGAGTTTGAGcctgaataaaaaaaaacaatgaatGGAATCATACACTATTACACAAGGGCTTAGCAAGCATGTTGATTAGGTCACTAGTACAACCTAAGGCATCATTCACTTGTACCTGTGAACTTCTAACTTGGTCGATAGAAAATGGACTGATACTGTCATCTAGCACCTTTGGTATCTGCTCATCCTCCTCATATTCATTGGCTTTTTccgcttcttcctcttcttttTCTAGTTCAGCAATTCGTGAGAATATGCGTGCATATTCTTCATCTTCAACTTCAGCTTTTGTATCATCCTCCTCGATGAAACCGGTAAAAGATTTATCCTCTGATATTTGAGAAACAACGAATCATGATCTATAACCTCCAAatcatcaaaattaaaatgtgcCAATTCTCAGAAAAAGCACAGGATTGCAGCATAACAATGTGCATTTTTTGATACTTAAAACTCCGgttcttgaaaaaaaaatgcTTTTCtgtattttgaaaaaatattacaccATGATTAAATATGCTTCTTCAGTTATATTTCCTACCAATCTCACCGCACAGGGTGTAGAAAAAAAATTGCTGCTTTTCACATCAATAGCTATTACTAAGAATACAGACCAGGCTACAACAATAATTGTTTCTGGCACCAACAACATAATAAGAATCAATACAAATAAGCAAGTTTGAATTTCCCATTTCCTTTCGCTGGATAAATACAAGGCAAAACAAAAGCTTCAGTTTAAAAGAAGGAGAGATGTGAAAATACATTGAACCTTACAAAAAAAAGTAACATGTGAACAATTGTAGTCACCCAGCTCAATAGCTTCATTGTAAAGCAAGAAAACAATTTTAGATAAAATAGAACCTGCCTGCTCTATGTAATGTCTCAGAAGAACCTTCTTCTTCATAATCTTCCCTTATATCTACTAGACCCTCCTATCAAACATTTCATCAAAAGAATAAGAATCTAAGGTAAGCAAACAAGGGGGAGAATAATGAATTCGTGAAACTCAAAATTAACATGTCCATAGACCATGAATGCACATTTACGATTAATAACTATGTACAGATTTGCAAGTAAATAATTAGTTAATGAAAGCATTTAAATTAAGAAACAAGTCAGGGTTAAAATTGAGTATGGTCTAATTAATATACATGTAGGCAAAAGCATTTGGATCAACTTCGACAAACTAGCTCAATAAAATTCATACAATAAAAGTTTATATTAAATGCAGTACATGTCAGGATCTTTCTTTGCAAAAAAAAACATCGTCAGTCATTTTTGAACCAATGATGATCCAGGTTAGGAAGTCCCCGCAGATGCTGATAGGTAATCGCAGATTTCAAACCCATCCTAACCTTCAAGCGAATTTTTGTTCATCATCATTCTATGAAACAAATAACAAATCTAGAGAGTAACCCAAGTGGAACTCAAAAAATTACATATCACTCACCATGAGAAAGGGTGAGAAGGCACAATGCGCCAACACCAATTACACAACATAATTTACAGATTGTTCTAGAGACTATTTAATCTTTGATTTATCATGCATCCATACGTAACTTTGCCTGTAGGAAGCAAACGTAAAGTAAAACTTAATCTTTCTTTAGCTTTTGGGACAATTTAACACTTTGTTTAAACGTGCACGAAAAACACTAATACTATCTATCTAATGATCCTTTCTCTGCAGTTTTCAGAACTACCAGAGGTCATATTCCCAAACCAGAGAACAAGAGAagatgaaattaaaaaaaatatttgtgaaCAAAGTTAACAGCTTACTGCTGACTCAGAAGCTGTAGCACCAAAGAATGAAGCCTCAGTCATTAGGTCCTCCATAATAGCCTTGAGAGACTCAACTTGAGTCTCCAAGGCCTTGCCTCGTCTTTTCAAAATCTCAGCTGTCTGCTTGGAAGTCCTATCAGCATAGTAACCTTCTCCTAAGAGAACCTGAGGACCGGACAAAAAGTATTTTACTTGCTTTTATTATGAAAAGTTCTGATGATCTTCTTGAATATTGATTTTTCAACATCCATCGGCTAAAGAATAGTGATATCAAGTTTTGTACATCAACGTAAGTGTTTTAACTCCAAAGAAACATAAATGCATCTCCAAGGAAAAAAATGCTTTGATTTAGTACAGAAGCAGaataattttaaatgaatttcaGTTTTTTATATAATGATGCAAAATTTGAACATAAAATCCACCAAGTTCATAACAAATCCAACAAAAGTCGTCGTCAAACACACACAAGGCTAAATACTGTTTGATGTCAgtgatttttttcaaaaatcaatTTGCGTCACATTTAATAAAGTTACACAAAATGCTCCCAAAAATGACAGATCATGGTTAAATAAAAGTTCTCCAGTTTAATTCAAGCAAGAAGAGCATTAGATACTATGAATTTGGCAAAAATTTAGGTCAGAATTTCACCCTTCAATTAGTAGCTTTATCGATTAAATCACACTTTTATGTAAAGACAATTTAGCAGGTGAATAGCCCATGCCCTACAGAAGAATATGTGTTATAATCCCAAAAACTATAGTAGTTACGTTCAAATGTATTACCAAAAACTCATTGGTGTGAATCAATCGACCAGGAAAAAATGCTGCCTTTCCAAAAGGAACCTAAAAACCAAGACAGAAACACTGCTATGTCATACATGGGGCACATAAATTCATATAAAAAATCCAAAGATAAAACTTCATTCACCATGATATGGTGGCTGATTTCGTCTGGAAGTTTCTGTACAAGGTTTATGAGGTTCACGTTATCGTTGATGAAACCCTTGAGTTGGCTTAGCTGCTGTTTGCGTTCAGCAATCGTCTCCTCCACCAGTTTTGTGGCTTTCTGAGCTTCCTCCGCCGGGAAAAGGGACGATAGTGCCGTCACGATCCCCTTCCTCTCCGATGGTCTCGAGTCCATGTAACCTTTAAACAATGCCGCCGGTTTAGGGCCTATACAAACCTCAAGTAGAACTAACGATTTCAAGCTCGaatttttggtaattttaatCGATTCTGAATGATTATACAATGGAGTAAAACAAAAACACTCCAACACTTCTAGAAATCAAAATCAACCGAAATTTGAGTTGGCAGTCAAACTGGGGTTTACGCTGGGAGAGAGCAGAGTGCTCATCAATAAAATACTACACAAGATTAAAGAAAAAATCATAGCTTAATGAAGCTATGATTAATGACTATGTACACAAAATTGACGTTTTTTGAAAAAACCATAGCTTAATGATGATTTTTAATCAACCTGTAAAGTAAATAAATTAATCAAAATACTACgcaaaatttcataaataaaatattacataaaaaattaaatattaaattttctgtaaaaaaaaCTCTTTAAAAACCTGACGTGCACGAACATATGCAGATGCACTTCACGTTGGAAGATCACACCGATGAGCAAATCCACGAAATTAATACGAAAAAATGTTAGTACAAAGTAAAAAAACCGAAACTTTGAAAAAATTGATAGAGTTTCCTACTACCCGAGAAGAAAGGCGAAAATCGCTTAAGAAAATGCTCGCGAACCTCGGTATACATAGAattatagcgacagtttttgaaaaacccgtcgctattagcaatCGGTTTTAAGTTTAACTGTCGCCAATTACGACGGTTTTGTGAAATAGGTCGCAGGtggaatcggcgacggtttacgCACAACCGTCGCTTAAAATTACTGTCGCTATATAAAAATAACAGGTCTATGGGCCGGAGTTTTCAAAGCTCGGTCCTCAAAAATTAAGGCCTGGGTTGTATGGACTATTATATGGGCTTCCATAGACAACCCCGATCCCTGAATTATATATACAAATAAATAAAGtttgttttcaaaaattaaaaataaagaacCATTTATTAAGTTTTCTCATGAGAGAAACAAAGATTTGGTGTCATTGACTATTTTCTTTGTCTATATATAAAGCAAGTTTTCAATACTTATAGCCCAAtggataaaaaattatttactaACCAGAAGGTCTTAAAATCAACTGAGTGTATTTTATATAACAACTCTCATTCCATCACTAGTAATATATAAGATAAAAACTTATGtaagacggtttcacggatcgtattttgttagaCGGATTTTTTATTTAGGTTACCCATGAaaaaagtactattttttatgctaagaatattactttttattgtgaatatccgtaaggttgacctgtctcacatataaaaattcgtgagaccgtctcacaagatatttACTCAATATATAATAGGCCGGTGTGTCAACCCCGGTCCCTCCAAAATATATAATCGAAAAGACCCTATGACCAAATACCAAATTTTgtaggggtgtcaaaatgcgacacgacccgtcaacccgacacgactcaacacgaaaaaaatcaggttcgggttggggtttttcgggttcgggttgggttcgGGTTTTGTGGATTCGGGTTAGTGCCATGTTAGGCGGATTTCGGGTTGGTCGGGTTGGGTCGCGGGTTGACCtgcaaacttttttttttgaaaatattatcctatatttttatatattgtatgtttgaacaaaattaattgtatatttatatgataaattttatcatttaatatttattttgcatattttattttttaacaattttttatttgatttagtaaatatacttttaattttctacaattaaactttcaaatttaaatcgaaaattttgttagtatgtgtttaaattaaaatattattatcatttttatttttttgaatttttttcattaaattttttaaaaaaatttaaaaaaattaaaaaaaatcgggTTAGGTGCATTAGACGGGTTGAGTTGGGTTATAcgggttcgtgttcgggttgggggttttcgggttgcttcgggttcgggttgggttcgggttgaaaaaaataaaaataatttcacgagttgacccgaaacccgacccaacccacccacccgattgacacccgatatatatatatatagtgcaaTTGTTAATATTACAATAATATATAACCCTGAATATTCTCTCATGTTTATTGTTACATGCTATAAATAATACAATAAACATGAGAGAATATTCAggattatatattattattgcactatatatatatatatatatgcactatatatatatatatatatatatattcatttctTCAAAGAGTAGATATTTCATCTCCAATGACAAAATCAAATAATAGCATTTATTTTGTTCCCGTGCCAGATGATGTGTCCTCAACATGTGGTACGATATTCTATCAATTACAGCTCAATGTATACCGTTGATCACATTGACTAAAATGGACGACTTACTACTGTCCGTCGGATTATTGCTGCGACTTTATCATATTCTCCGCAGGGTGTAGGCATGACTTCCGTTTTGCCCAACAAAGACGCACGAAGTCCCCAACCAACGCTTCCACCGTTTCGAAGCTCCGAACTTCATATTTCTTAGTGAAATTCACACGTACTGAAGGTGCATGGACCATCAATTTCAGATGAAAAGAAAGAATCTTTTTTTATGATAACTATTGTGGAATGAGTGTTTTTTGGTTCAAGAATTGACCAGTGGAGGCTCAGTTGTTGAAGCCGAAAAGAGACGTTGGTCtctgatattataattcttttGGGTGGTTAAGCTCTCTTTTTCAAGGGAATTTGATCGGTGTGTTACTTCTTTTATTATTGGAGTTTGTCTGTTAAACATTGTTTGACTCAACTTTAAGCAAAAACCTACCCATCATTCGTCTCAAGAAAGTATTTTGATTTCATGGTAAAACGGGCTTCATTTCTTTATCTGGGTATTGCCGGAATCAGCTGAGGGGAAGAAGTGGAGCTGGTCTTGGTGATGGGtccgatgatatgttggaaattttcaagaacttTGTTTCTAATTATTTTTTGGTGCTGGTTTTCTTTGCTGGTGATACGTCCTGCAAATAGTTTGAGGCCTTTGAGGCAGAGACCTCGATCCTGGGGAGATGAGGTTAGTATTAAATTGGTGAATGTTAAATTTGGCTGTTTTAGACTTGTCGACGTTGCTAGTTTTTTTATGCGTAAATTAGAATTGTGGTGTCTTTTGTAATCTAGGATTTAAATTGCTGATATGTTTTGCATCAGtagtgatattttattttatcaagtGTGGTTCTTTGGTAATATCCGATATTTATTTGCTGATATGTTTTGCATTAGTACTGAAATTGATTTTATCTAGTGTGGTTATGAGATGAATTCGAGTAAATTTATAATCATATTATGGTCGAACAGCTTGAATGCTGATTGGTGGCACTTGAAAGTGGCAATGTGGTTTGTATGTATGTTTTCTAAACAATATCGGGGTGTTAGTGTTTGATGGATTGAAAAACGAAGAAGATCATGCATAAGCAGAACGTTATGCTTGTTTGGGGATATTACTTATTTAAATAAGCATGTTTTTAATTTGTTGGAGAGAACAATTAATCTGATCATATAATGTGGGATGAGAGAGAATTCTTCACAAGGCTTGTCCTCCTCGGTAAAAAAAGTCCAGTAAGCACACTTTGGGGTTTACACCGTGCAACTCGCAAATTCAACAGGCCATAAAAATATCTAATATATTGCATTTATTTAGTTTACTTCCATTCTCTTGTAAGAATTCCAGAATGTGTAAAAAGAATCGAATTTGTTGAACCAGCTTAGTTGTAGACACTGTATTGTATTCTTAGTTGCTATTCCTCTGACCCCTTTCCAGGTCTTATTTCAGAACTCAAACTATTACGTACGGTTTTAtcctctgtgtgtgtgtgtgtgtgtgtgtgtgtgtgtgtgtgggtggGTGCTTGTCTTCTTTCACTCTTTGCTCGAGTTTTTTAGATTCCTGTTTCAGGTAGAAGAAGAATGGTTCATTTCATTTAGTCAAGTAGTAGAGGACTTTTATCCCACCCCTCCCCTGCCTTTCCATCCCCCCTCCCCCAAATGAAAAGAAAAAGCAAAAATATGTGTTTTAATGTTTGTGGCCATTTGCTTCCATCAGTGGCTTCATGTAGGCAAGGAAGAGCGTGAATTGGCTCCGTTCACTTCTTGGAACATAACAGGAACTTATCGAGGTATGTTGTTACCTGCCTATGCAACGATTCGGTGGTTTTTCATGTTACAATTATTTTATCTTGAATAATTTGCACTTAGTTTTGCTTGTGGTGATTTTTTATGCCCATGAGTCCTCAATTCAATTGTTTGGTGATACtctaaataaaacatatattttatcATCCCTAATAGATTGTTGTTACCACGTTCCTTCTCAATCCCTGTCATGATGAGAAATCAgttctttcttttcttgatgTACGTTATCTTCAATTGCCTTGCCAGATGGTTATTACAATCCACATCTAATATGCTTGAAAAACTTGtgtgattattattaaaaaaattgaatcatGGAATCTTACTGTACAAATGTTTACTCGAACTTCACTGAGAAAAAGTTCGAGTGAAACAGTTACCTTGAGAAAACACTCTCTTGAGTTCAGTGCTTTTGTTTGTAGGTTGCAGTCATATGTATTATTTCAATTCTACTAAGTGATGAAGTTCTCTGTTTAGTTGAATTTTCTAAGCATCTTAGATGATTAGTGGTCAAGATCAGGTTGCAATCTCAACATAAAAGCAGTCAATCATATTTGCAGTACTGCTCTTCAGTTTCCTTCACAGCTACCTCAGCTGGAAGATTTAGGTGCTGATGATAGCGAAAAGAGATGTATCTTGCATAAAAGTATTTCTACTCACGTGGAATTACATATTCTCGTGAGGCTAAGCAATATTTTGCCTGTCATCACTACAGAATCAGGCTTCTTGCTAGTTTGCATTCGAAAGTGCTAGTTAATGATAATTTGGCAGAAATTCTTTCTGGTACAGTTCTTTGATCTGGTTTGCCTTAATGATCGCACAGGAGATTGGTAATTGGAAATGCTGAAGCAAACACTCTTCATCTCCTTGAATATTTACAGATTCACTTTCCTTTTGATATGCttactataatttttttatatatatgataCGTAGGGAATTGGAAGTTCCAAGATTCCATAAATAATTCTTCAAAGTTTCCTGATTTTGGGAAAGCAAATGGCAATGTAGTATTAGAGTTGATCAGTACTCCGACAAAACTAAATGGTGTACACTATGTTCAGGTAAGGGGGTTGTTCTTCAGCTTGATGGCAATATGTAACAGGAAAGTGATCAGTCATATGttctcttcttgcttttctgTTGTTGTTCTAATTGCATAAATAATCATTTCTGACTAATTGACCGCTCATTGAATTTGGAAATCTTCTAGTCGCCCGGATTCTTATGACAACCTTGGAAAATAAGATTTGCATTAATTATTTTACGCTATGGGATCCTATCTCTTGTATGAAATggataaacacacacacacacacactcttttGCACATACTTACAGCA
This region of Primulina eburnea isolate SZY01 chromosome 14, ASM2296580v1, whole genome shotgun sequence genomic DNA includes:
- the LOC140812314 gene encoding uncharacterized protein, producing the protein MDSRPSERKGIVTALSSLFPAEEAQKATKLVEETIAERKQQLSQLKGFINDNVNLINLVQKLPDEISHHIMVPFGKAAFFPGRLIHTNEFLVLLGEGYYADRTSKQTAEILKRRGKALETQVESLKAIMEDLMTEASFFGATASESAEGLVDIREDYEEEGSSETLHRAEDKSFTGFIEEDDTKAEVEDEEYARIFSRIAELEKEEEEAEKANEYEEDEQIPKVLDDSISPFSIDQVRSSQAQTPEVPPVSKGLDGSSRGSYPSVNSSVVSKASEDPEVKEKFQVPLTASNMAFTGSIVEHTHNIRTNSTADLAGAPTSKPVSRFKLQRK